Proteins encoded together in one Kutzneria kofuensis window:
- a CDS encoding methyltransferase domain-containing protein gives MPEAAELYNAMNPWADRADERFYLGLALAAASVLDVGCGTGTLLSQARAAGHAGRLVGFDPDAVMTGHAFQCLLTDSDVLTTLRGVRDALTPAGRFVFETRNPAARAWEQWPEGGFEFPWEGKPVRVHYEVQPIVGDVVDVVENIVGDGWRRADWGRIRFLSVERLGELLTEAGLVVEERYGDWDRSPVTPDSAEIISVVRWG, from the coding sequence GTGCCGGAGGCTGCCGAGCTGTACAACGCGATGAACCCGTGGGCCGATCGTGCCGACGAGCGGTTCTACCTCGGTTTGGCGCTCGCCGCCGCGTCCGTGCTCGATGTCGGTTGTGGGACCGGGACTTTGCTGTCCCAGGCCCGGGCCGCCGGGCACGCGGGACGGCTCGTCGGCTTCGACCCCGATGCCGTCATGACCGGGCACGCTTTCCAGTGCCTGCTCACCGATTCCGACGTGCTGACCACGCTTCGCGGTGTGCGGGACGCGTTGACGCCGGCCGGCCGGTTCGTGTTCGAGACGCGGAACCCCGCGGCCCGGGCGTGGGAACAGTGGCCGGAGGGCGGCTTCGAGTTCCCATGGGAGGGCAAGCCCGTCCGGGTGCACTACGAGGTGCAACCCATCGTCGGGGACGTTGTCGACGTCGTGGAGAACATCGTCGGCGACGGCTGGCGGCGGGCCGACTGGGGCCGGATCCGGTTCCTGTCGGTGGAGCGGCTGGGGGAGTTGCTCACGGAGGCCGGGCTGGTCGTCGAGGAGCGGTACGGGGACTGGGATCGGAGCCCGGTCACGCCGGACAGCGCGGAGATCATCTCGGTGGTCCGCTGGGGATAG
- a CDS encoding TetR/AcrR family transcriptional regulator produces the protein MTDRPLRADAQRNRDRLLAAAAAAFASRGADASLEEIARQAGVAIGTLYRHFPTREALFVAVHRAEMVRVAEHADALLADHEPLDALRLWMGRFTDFMTAKHGMADAFRMVLASGENPFVPMRGIVLDALTKLVTACGDGLRRDVDGLDILTVLNGISLATSDDEQTARLIDLVLGGLRHA, from the coding sequence GTGACCGACCGCCCCCTGCGCGCCGACGCGCAGCGCAACCGCGACCGGCTCCTGGCGGCGGCCGCAGCCGCCTTCGCGAGCCGGGGCGCGGACGCCTCGCTGGAGGAGATCGCCCGCCAGGCCGGCGTCGCGATCGGCACCCTCTACCGGCACTTCCCGACACGCGAGGCCCTGTTCGTCGCCGTGCACCGGGCCGAGATGGTTCGCGTCGCCGAGCATGCCGACGCGCTGCTGGCCGACCATGAGCCGCTCGACGCCCTGCGGCTGTGGATGGGCCGGTTCACCGACTTCATGACCGCCAAGCACGGCATGGCCGACGCGTTCCGCATGGTCCTCGCCTCCGGCGAAAACCCCTTCGTGCCGATGCGCGGGATCGTGCTGGACGCCCTCACGAAACTCGTGACGGCCTGCGGGGACGGGCTGCGGCGGGACGTCGACGGTCTCGACATCCTCACCGTTCTCAACGGCATTTCCCTGGCCACGAGCGACGACGAGCAGACCGCCCGCCTCATCGACCTGGTGCTCGGCGGCCTGCGGCACGCGTGA
- a CDS encoding SDR family NAD(P)-dependent oxidoreductase: MSQTSFGWGTTAEQAIAGIRLDGKRAVVTGASSGIGVETARVLVEAGAEVTLAVRDPEAGARVATQINAANSAGSARVAALDLADLASVAAFTDAWTGPLDLLVNNAGVMAIPTRQLSPAGWELHFATNHLGHFALATGLHDALAAADGARIVSLTSRGHLRAPVDFDDVNFDARDYDPLLGYGQSKTANVLFAVEAARRWADDGITANAVHPGGIMDTNLSRHMPAELLEAAKATSRQVAKTLGQGAATTIVVATSPQLSGVTGRYFEDCQPAETIGREATDIPGHAHGVAWYAVDPDNAARLWELSSKAVG; encoded by the coding sequence ATGTCGCAGACATCTTTCGGCTGGGGGACGACCGCCGAGCAGGCGATCGCCGGCATCCGGCTCGACGGGAAGCGGGCCGTCGTCACCGGGGCGTCGTCGGGCATCGGCGTCGAGACCGCCCGGGTGCTGGTCGAAGCCGGCGCCGAGGTCACGCTGGCCGTCCGCGACCCGGAGGCCGGCGCCCGGGTGGCCACGCAGATCAACGCGGCGAACTCGGCTGGCTCGGCCCGGGTCGCGGCGCTCGACCTCGCCGACCTGGCGTCAGTCGCCGCCTTCACCGACGCGTGGACCGGCCCGCTGGACCTGCTCGTCAACAACGCCGGCGTGATGGCGATCCCGACCCGGCAGCTCAGCCCCGCCGGCTGGGAACTGCATTTCGCCACCAACCACCTGGGCCACTTCGCCCTCGCCACCGGCCTGCACGACGCGCTGGCCGCCGCCGACGGCGCACGCATCGTCTCGCTGACCTCCCGCGGGCACCTGCGCGCACCCGTCGACTTCGACGACGTGAACTTCGACGCCCGCGACTACGACCCCCTCCTCGGCTACGGCCAGTCCAAGACCGCGAACGTCCTGTTCGCGGTCGAGGCGGCGCGGCGGTGGGCCGACGACGGGATCACCGCCAACGCCGTCCACCCCGGCGGGATCATGGACACGAACCTCTCCCGCCACATGCCCGCCGAGCTTCTCGAAGCGGCCAAGGCCACCAGCCGCCAGGTGGCGAAGACTCTCGGCCAGGGCGCGGCCACCACCATCGTGGTCGCCACCTCGCCCCAGCTGTCCGGCGTGACCGGCCGCTACTTCGAGGACTGCCAGCCGGCGGAGACGATCGGTCGCGAAGCCACCGACATCCCGGGCCACGCGCACGGCGTCGCCTGGTACGCGGTCGATCCCGACAACGCCGCCCGGCTCTGGGAGCTGTCGTCGAAGGCCGTCGGCTAG
- the meaB gene encoding methylmalonyl Co-A mutase-associated GTPase MeaB — translation MARKPIDVKEYAKGVLDGSRTTLARAITLVESTKPAHRELAQQLLVELLPHAGGAHRVGITGVPGAGKSTFIEALGTTLTGAGHRVAVLAVDPSSSRTGGSILGDKTRMAQLAVDDNAFVRPSPTSGTLGGVARATRESIVLVEAAGYDVVLVETVGVGQSEIAVANMVDCFLLLALARTGDQLQGIKKGVLELADVVAVNKADGPHEQDARKAARELTGAMRLLRGAGAAPKVLTCSGLTGAGLDVVWDTVREHRSELESSGELARRRRQQQVDWTWSMVHDQLLASLHGSEAVRSIAPELERQVRDGELTATLAAERILRAFRDS, via the coding sequence ATGGCTCGTAAGCCCATCGACGTCAAGGAGTACGCCAAGGGCGTGCTCGACGGGTCGCGGACCACGCTGGCGCGGGCGATCACGCTGGTGGAGTCGACCAAGCCCGCGCACCGCGAGCTGGCGCAGCAGCTGCTGGTGGAGCTGCTGCCCCATGCCGGCGGGGCGCACCGGGTCGGCATCACCGGCGTGCCCGGCGCCGGCAAGTCCACGTTCATCGAGGCCCTGGGCACGACCCTGACCGGCGCCGGCCACCGGGTCGCCGTGCTGGCCGTGGATCCGTCGTCGAGCAGGACCGGCGGCAGCATCCTCGGCGACAAGACCCGGATGGCTCAGCTCGCCGTCGACGACAACGCTTTCGTCCGCCCGTCGCCGACCTCCGGCACGCTCGGGGGCGTGGCCCGGGCGACCCGGGAGTCCATCGTCCTGGTCGAGGCCGCCGGTTACGACGTGGTGCTGGTGGAGACCGTCGGCGTCGGCCAGTCCGAGATCGCCGTCGCCAACATGGTCGACTGCTTCCTGCTGCTGGCGCTGGCCCGGACCGGGGATCAGTTGCAGGGCATCAAGAAGGGCGTGCTGGAACTCGCCGACGTGGTCGCCGTCAACAAGGCCGACGGCCCGCACGAGCAGGACGCCCGCAAGGCCGCACGGGAGCTCACCGGCGCCATGCGCCTGCTCCGTGGCGCCGGCGCCGCGCCCAAGGTGTTGACCTGCAGCGGTTTGACCGGCGCCGGCCTCGACGTCGTGTGGGACACCGTCCGCGAGCACCGCTCGGAGCTGGAGTCCTCCGGCGAGCTGGCCCGGCGGCGACGGCAGCAGCAGGTGGACTGGACCTGGTCCATGGTCCACGACCAGCTCCTGGCGTCGCTGCACGGCAGCGAGGCCGTGCGGTCGATCGCGCCGGAGCTGGAGCGCCAGGTCCGCGACGGGGAGCTGACGGCGACGCTGGCGGCGGAGCGGATTCTGCGGGCGTTTCGGGATTCCTAG
- the scpA gene encoding methylmalonyl-CoA mutase, which translates to MIPNFADVPLGDPEVAGGADDWRKALHAATGKDTDALVWESPEGIGIRPLYTAEDLAGLDFLGTYPGIAPYLRGPYPTMYVNQPWTIRQYAGFSTAEESNAFYRRNLAAGQKGLSVAFDLATHRGYDSDHPRVAGDVGMAGVAIDSIYDMRQLFDGIPLDRMSVSMTMNGAVLPVLALYIVAAEEQGVAPEQLAGTIQNDILKEFMVRNTYIYPPQPSMRIISDIFAYTSQRMPKYNSISISGYHIQEAGATADLELAYTLADGVEYLRAGVGAGLDIDIFAPRLSFFWAIGMNFFMEVAKLRAARLLWAKLVKGFDPKNPKSLSLRTHSQTSGWSLTAQDVYNNVARTCVEAMAATQGHTQSLHTNALDEALALPTDFSARIARNTQLVLQQESGTTRVIDPWGGSAFVERLTYDLARQAWAHIAEVEQAGGMAKAIDAGIPKLRVEEAAARTQARIDSGRQPVIGVNKYRVDADEEIEVLKVDNHGVRAQQIEKLRRLREERDEQSTQDALRALTEAAAGNGNLLELAVNAARAKATVGEISDALEKVYGRHSGQIRTISGVYRDEAGTGGNVSTVLERVAAFEREEGRRPRILVAKMGQDGHDRGQKVIATAFADLGFDVDVGPLFQTPAEVARQAVEADVHIVGVSSLAAGHLTLVPALRQELDALDREDIMIVVGGVIPPADFAALYEAGAVAIFPPGTVIADAAMGLLDRLADQLDHAADGS; encoded by the coding sequence ATGATCCCGAACTTCGCGGACGTGCCGCTGGGCGACCCGGAGGTCGCGGGCGGCGCCGACGACTGGCGCAAGGCGCTGCACGCGGCGACCGGCAAGGACACCGACGCGCTGGTGTGGGAATCGCCGGAGGGCATCGGCATCCGGCCGCTCTACACCGCGGAGGACCTTGCCGGCCTTGACTTCCTGGGCACGTACCCGGGTATCGCCCCGTACCTGCGCGGGCCGTACCCGACGATGTACGTCAACCAGCCGTGGACCATCCGGCAGTACGCCGGTTTCTCCACCGCCGAGGAGTCCAACGCCTTCTACCGCCGCAATCTCGCGGCCGGGCAGAAGGGCCTGTCGGTGGCGTTCGACCTGGCCACGCACCGCGGCTACGACAGCGACCACCCCCGGGTGGCCGGCGACGTCGGCATGGCCGGTGTGGCGATCGACTCGATCTACGACATGCGGCAGCTGTTCGACGGCATCCCGCTGGACCGGATGAGCGTGTCGATGACCATGAACGGCGCGGTGCTGCCGGTGCTGGCGCTGTACATCGTGGCCGCCGAGGAGCAGGGGGTGGCGCCGGAGCAGCTGGCCGGCACCATCCAGAACGACATCCTCAAGGAGTTCATGGTCCGCAACACCTACATCTACCCGCCGCAGCCGTCGATGCGGATCATCTCGGACATCTTCGCGTACACCTCGCAGCGGATGCCCAAGTACAACTCGATCTCCATCTCCGGCTACCACATCCAGGAAGCCGGCGCGACCGCCGACCTGGAATTGGCCTACACCCTCGCCGACGGCGTGGAGTACCTGCGGGCCGGCGTCGGCGCAGGGCTCGACATCGACATCTTCGCGCCGCGGCTGTCGTTCTTCTGGGCCATCGGCATGAACTTCTTCATGGAGGTGGCCAAGCTGCGGGCGGCGCGGCTGCTGTGGGCGAAGCTGGTGAAGGGCTTCGACCCGAAGAATCCCAAGTCGTTGTCGCTGCGGACGCACTCGCAGACCTCCGGCTGGTCGCTGACCGCGCAGGACGTCTACAACAACGTGGCCCGGACGTGCGTCGAGGCGATGGCGGCGACGCAGGGGCACACGCAGTCCTTGCACACCAACGCCCTGGACGAGGCGCTGGCGCTGCCGACCGACTTCTCCGCCCGCATCGCCCGTAACACCCAGCTGGTGCTGCAACAGGAATCCGGCACCACGCGGGTGATCGACCCGTGGGGCGGCAGCGCCTTCGTCGAGCGGCTGACGTACGACCTGGCGCGGCAGGCGTGGGCGCACATCGCCGAGGTGGAGCAGGCCGGCGGCATGGCCAAGGCGATCGACGCCGGCATCCCGAAGCTGCGCGTCGAGGAGGCGGCCGCCCGCACGCAGGCCCGCATCGACTCCGGCCGGCAGCCGGTGATCGGCGTGAACAAGTACCGGGTGGACGCCGACGAGGAGATCGAGGTCCTCAAGGTCGACAACCACGGCGTGCGCGCGCAGCAGATCGAGAAGCTGCGCCGGCTGCGCGAGGAACGCGACGAACAGTCCACTCAGGACGCCTTGCGCGCGTTGACCGAGGCCGCCGCCGGCAACGGCAACCTGTTGGAGCTGGCCGTGAACGCGGCCCGGGCCAAGGCGACCGTCGGCGAGATCTCCGACGCGCTGGAGAAGGTCTACGGGCGGCACTCCGGGCAGATCCGTACCATCTCCGGTGTGTACCGCGACGAGGCCGGGACCGGCGGCAACGTGTCGACCGTGCTGGAGCGGGTCGCCGCGTTCGAGCGCGAGGAGGGCCGGCGGCCCCGGATCCTGGTGGCCAAGATGGGCCAGGACGGGCACGACCGCGGCCAGAAGGTGATCGCGACGGCCTTCGCCGACCTCGGCTTCGACGTGGACGTGGGCCCGCTGTTCCAGACGCCGGCGGAGGTGGCGCGGCAGGCCGTCGAGGCCGACGTGCACATCGTCGGAGTGTCGTCGCTGGCGGCGGGGCACCTGACCCTGGTGCCGGCGCTGCGGCAGGAGCTGGACGCGCTGGACCGGGAGGACATCATGATCGTGGTCGGCGGCGTGATCCCGCCGGCCGACTTCGCGGCGCTGTACGAGGCCGGCGCGGTGGCGATCTTCCCGCCCGGCACCGTGATCGCCGACGCCGCCATGGGCCTGCTCGACCGGCTCGCCGACCAGCTGGACCACGCTGCCGATGGCTCGTAA
- a CDS encoding methylmalonyl-CoA mutase subunit beta, whose protein sequence is MTTPSKTGPAELSLAGEFPQVDRAQWRRSVESVLRKSGVLGEGERHDSPEDLLATTTYDGITISPLYTADDAAPAGGFPGIAPYVRGGTPDGSATDGWDVRQRHADPDPAVTNREVLADLENGAGSVWLVLGDGGVPIAGLGDALNGVYLDLAGVVLDAGAEFAAAAEAYFEVLDVQPSTATGNLGIDPLGVHARTGTAPDLEAAVELAVRTSRTHQKLRAIVVDALPYHDAGGSDAEELGCSLAAGVTYLRALTAAGLDVSAAANLLEFRYAATADQFMTIAKLRAARRLWTRVTQVSGAPSAQLQHAVTSSAMLTQRDPWVNMLRTTLACFAAGVGGADSVTVQTFDAAIGLPDPFSRRIARNTQALLLEESHLGQVIDPAGGSWYVERLTDDLARAGWAWFQEIERAGGLVEAFPLVRDRLAATWQRRGENIAHRKDALTGVSEFPNLAEKPVRRKPLPPAPTGGLPKVRYAQAFEELRDRSDAQLAETGSRPQVFLATIGPVAVHTARSTFAANLFNAGGIETPAGSVGDFPGGVACVCSSDKLYAEEAAAAVAALKEAGATHVFLAGSPKKWADTGADAFVFAGCDALSVLHATYQQLGATK, encoded by the coding sequence ATGACGACGCCGTCCAAGACCGGACCGGCGGAGCTCTCGCTCGCCGGTGAGTTCCCGCAGGTCGACCGCGCACAGTGGCGCCGGTCGGTGGAGTCGGTGCTGCGCAAGTCGGGGGTTCTCGGCGAGGGCGAGCGGCACGACTCCCCGGAGGACCTGCTCGCCACCACGACCTACGACGGCATCACGATCAGCCCCCTGTACACGGCCGACGATGCCGCCCCCGCCGGTGGCTTCCCGGGCATCGCGCCGTACGTGCGCGGCGGCACCCCGGACGGTTCCGCCACCGACGGCTGGGACGTGCGGCAGCGGCACGCCGACCCCGATCCGGCCGTGACCAACCGCGAGGTGCTGGCCGATCTGGAGAACGGCGCCGGCTCGGTGTGGCTGGTGCTCGGCGACGGCGGCGTTCCCATCGCCGGCCTCGGCGACGCGCTCAACGGCGTGTACCTCGACCTGGCCGGGGTCGTGCTCGACGCGGGCGCGGAGTTCGCGGCCGCCGCCGAGGCGTACTTCGAGGTGCTCGACGTGCAGCCGAGCACGGCGACCGGCAACCTCGGCATCGACCCGCTGGGCGTGCATGCCCGCACCGGGACCGCGCCGGATCTCGAAGCGGCCGTGGAGCTGGCGGTGCGGACCTCGCGGACCCATCAGAAGCTGCGGGCGATCGTCGTGGATGCCTTGCCGTATCACGATGCCGGCGGCAGCGACGCCGAGGAGCTGGGCTGCTCCCTCGCCGCCGGCGTGACGTACCTGCGGGCGCTGACCGCGGCCGGCCTCGACGTCTCGGCGGCCGCGAACCTGCTGGAATTCCGTTACGCGGCAACGGCCGACCAGTTCATGACCATCGCGAAGCTGCGGGCCGCGCGGCGGCTGTGGACCCGCGTGACGCAGGTCAGCGGCGCGCCGTCGGCTCAGCTGCAGCACGCCGTCACGTCGTCGGCGATGCTGACGCAGCGCGACCCGTGGGTGAACATGCTCCGCACCACGCTGGCGTGCTTCGCCGCCGGCGTCGGCGGCGCGGATTCCGTTACCGTGCAGACGTTCGACGCCGCGATCGGCCTGCCGGACCCGTTCTCCCGGCGCATCGCCCGGAACACGCAGGCGTTGCTGCTGGAGGAGTCGCACCTCGGGCAGGTGATCGACCCGGCCGGCGGTTCCTGGTACGTGGAGCGGCTGACCGACGACCTGGCCCGCGCCGGGTGGGCGTGGTTCCAGGAGATCGAGCGCGCCGGCGGGCTCGTCGAGGCGTTTCCCCTTGTCCGGGACCGGCTCGCGGCGACCTGGCAGCGGCGGGGCGAGAACATCGCGCACCGCAAGGACGCCCTGACCGGCGTCTCGGAGTTCCCGAACCTCGCCGAGAAGCCGGTGCGGCGCAAGCCGTTGCCGCCGGCGCCGACCGGTGGGCTGCCGAAGGTCCGCTACGCGCAGGCGTTCGAGGAACTCCGGGACCGATCCGACGCCCAGTTGGCGGAAACCGGTTCCCGACCACAGGTTTTCCTGGCGACGATCGGCCCGGTGGCCGTCCACACGGCACGGTCGACGTTCGCGGCCAACCTGTTCAACGCCGGTGGCATCGAGACGCCGGCCGGGTCGGTGGGCGACTTCCCCGGTGGTGTCGCCTGCGTCTGCTCGTCCGACAAGCTGTACGCGGAGGAGGCCGCCGCCGCGGTCGCCGCGCTCAAGGAAGCCGGCGCGACACACGTGTTCCTGGCCGGCAGCCCGAAGAAGTGGGCCGACACCGGCGCGGACGCGTTCGTCTTCGCCGGCTGCGACGCGCTTTCCGTGCTGCACGCCACGTATCAGCAGTTGGGGGCAACGAAATGA
- a CDS encoding glycoside hydrolase family 13 protein: MTDTGSAWWRGAAIYQVYVRSFADGNGDGTGDLTGLRQHLPHIAGLGVDAIWLCPWYPSPMADSGYDVSDYRDIEPSFGTLAEAEKFIEEAHSLGLKVIIDIVPNHCSDRHRWFLDAVAAGPGSPQREMFWFRPASPEPPNDWQSRFGGSAWSRVPDGEWYLHLYAPEQPDLNWENPVVHQEFREVLRFWFDRGVDGFRIDVADGLVKDPALPDVHGRTEGRLPFSDMDGVHEIYREWRRIADSYPDPRVFVGEMWLPDQERFARYLRPDELHSAFNFDFLSCPLEADRLRAVIDSTLEAHALVGAPATWVLSNHDTTRHVTRYGRADTSFSFADRQQGAPTDLALGTRRARAAALLSMSLPGGVYIYQGEELGLPEVEDLPDEARQDPVFSRTNGADPGRDGCRVPLPWDGAAQPYGFGGDDTWLPQPDGWEPYTVAAQSADEGSMLRLYQKALRLRHELPALGDGTLTWCPSPDGVLAFARDEHFVCVINLSGAAVELPEHTKVLLASDPLADSQLPPNTAVWLAR, from the coding sequence GTGACCGACACTGGATCGGCGTGGTGGCGTGGTGCGGCCATCTACCAGGTGTACGTGCGCAGCTTCGCCGACGGCAACGGCGACGGCACCGGCGACCTGACCGGTCTGCGCCAGCACCTGCCGCACATCGCCGGCCTGGGGGTCGACGCGATCTGGCTGTGTCCGTGGTACCCGTCGCCGATGGCCGACTCCGGCTACGACGTGTCGGACTACCGGGACATCGAGCCGTCGTTCGGCACGCTGGCCGAGGCCGAGAAGTTCATCGAGGAGGCGCATTCCCTCGGCCTGAAGGTGATCATCGACATCGTGCCCAACCACTGCTCCGACCGGCACCGCTGGTTCCTCGACGCGGTGGCGGCCGGTCCGGGCTCGCCGCAGCGGGAGATGTTCTGGTTCCGCCCGGCGAGCCCGGAACCGCCCAACGACTGGCAGTCCCGGTTCGGCGGCTCGGCCTGGAGCCGGGTGCCCGACGGCGAGTGGTACCTGCACCTGTACGCCCCGGAGCAGCCGGACCTGAACTGGGAGAACCCGGTGGTGCACCAGGAGTTCCGGGAGGTGCTCCGGTTCTGGTTCGACCGCGGGGTGGACGGCTTCCGCATCGACGTGGCCGACGGGCTGGTCAAGGATCCGGCGCTGCCCGACGTGCACGGTCGCACCGAGGGCCGGCTTCCCTTCTCCGACATGGACGGCGTGCACGAGATCTACCGGGAATGGCGGCGCATCGCCGATTCCTACCCGGACCCGCGGGTCTTCGTCGGCGAGATGTGGCTGCCCGACCAGGAGCGGTTCGCCCGCTACCTGCGGCCGGACGAGCTGCATTCGGCGTTCAACTTCGACTTCCTGTCCTGTCCGCTGGAGGCCGACCGGCTGCGCGCCGTCATCGACTCCACGCTGGAGGCGCACGCGCTGGTCGGTGCGCCGGCGACGTGGGTGCTGTCCAATCACGACACGACCCGGCACGTGACTCGTTACGGCCGTGCGGACACCTCCTTCAGCTTCGCCGACCGACAGCAGGGCGCGCCGACCGACCTGGCGCTGGGCACCAGGCGGGCCAGGGCGGCCGCGTTGCTGAGTATGTCGCTGCCCGGCGGCGTGTACATCTACCAAGGTGAGGAGTTAGGACTGCCGGAGGTCGAGGACCTGCCGGACGAGGCGCGGCAGGACCCCGTGTTCAGCAGGACGAACGGCGCCGACCCCGGCCGGGACGGCTGCCGCGTGCCGCTGCCGTGGGACGGAGCGGCGCAACCGTACGGGTTCGGCGGCGACGACACGTGGCTTCCACAGCCGGACGGCTGGGAGCCGTACACGGTCGCGGCCCAGTCGGCGGACGAGGGTTCGATGCTCCGGCTGTACCAGAAGGCGTTGCGGCTGCGGCACGAACTTCCGGCGCTGGGTGACGGCACGCTGACCTGGTGCCCGTCGCCGGACGGGGTGCTGGCGTTCGCCCGGGACGAGCACTTCGTGTGCGTGATCAACCTGTCCGGGGCGGCGGTCGAGCTGCCCGAGCACACCAAGGTGCTGCTGGCCAGCGACCCGCTGGCGGACAGCCAGCTGCCGCCGAACACGGCGGTGTGGCTGGCCCGGTGA
- a CDS encoding carbohydrate ABC transporter permease, giving the protein MRTLVSPSQLRSPRGKAVYWTVFTVTAVAFTAAFVFPLVWLVLGAMKTAPELARVPPTILPQSPNVGAYVEAWDFMSLAHFFLNTIVVVFGAWLVQLAVDVPAAYALSKLKPKLGGVVLGMMLATLMLPASALLVPTYLTITDVPLLGVNLANSPLAIWLPGAANAFNIYLLKRFFDQIPGELIEASTLDGAGPIRTMWRVVLPLSRPVLGVVSILSVVTAWKDFIWPLLVFSDPQAQTLSVALQRFAPDTPINLILAGLVLASVPTIVLFLIFQRNILAGLTAGSVKG; this is encoded by the coding sequence ATGCGCACTCTCGTGTCGCCGTCCCAGCTGCGCAGCCCGCGCGGGAAGGCCGTCTACTGGACGGTGTTCACGGTCACCGCGGTCGCCTTCACCGCCGCGTTCGTGTTCCCGCTGGTCTGGCTCGTGTTGGGGGCCATGAAAACCGCCCCGGAGCTGGCCCGGGTGCCACCGACGATCCTGCCGCAGAGCCCGAACGTCGGCGCGTACGTCGAGGCCTGGGACTTCATGAGCCTCGCTCACTTCTTCCTGAACACGATCGTGGTGGTGTTCGGGGCCTGGCTGGTGCAGCTGGCGGTGGACGTGCCGGCGGCCTACGCGCTGTCCAAGCTCAAGCCCAAGCTGGGCGGGGTCGTGCTGGGCATGATGCTGGCGACGCTGATGCTGCCGGCCTCCGCGCTGCTGGTGCCGACCTACCTGACCATCACCGACGTGCCGCTGCTGGGCGTGAACCTGGCCAACTCGCCGCTGGCGATCTGGCTGCCCGGCGCCGCCAACGCGTTCAACATCTACCTGCTCAAACGGTTCTTCGACCAGATCCCCGGCGAGCTGATCGAGGCGTCCACGCTGGACGGGGCGGGGCCGATCCGGACCATGTGGCGGGTGGTGCTGCCGCTGTCCCGGCCGGTGCTGGGCGTGGTGTCCATCCTGTCGGTGGTGACGGCGTGGAAGGACTTCATCTGGCCGCTGCTGGTGTTCTCCGACCCGCAGGCCCAGACGCTGTCGGTGGCGCTGCAGCGGTTCGCCCCGGACACCCCGATCAACCTGATCCTGGCCGGGCTGGTGCTGGCCAGCGTGCCGACGATCGTGCTCTTCCTGATCTTCCAACGGAACATCCTTGCTGGCCTCACCGCGGGCAGCGTCAAGGGCTGA
- a CDS encoding carbohydrate ABC transporter permease, which yields MSTAVRLPSAALGVRPAARLRRRVRENVTAYGLLCAALLVFAAFSWYPIVRGVLLSFQQVNFVTAPTWVGLENFEKLFADPQFGEAWLNTLLFTGLALVFGFAVPFVIAVLLNELRHGKAYFRLVVYLPVMLPPVVVALLWKWFYDPGPGLFNTALHAVGLPGLSWLNSPTTAMLSLVLVSTWANMGSATLIYLAALQTIPGDLYEAAELDGANLWRRLWHVTVPQTRFALLVMLLLQIVATMQVFTEPYIMTGGGPGDSTVTVLLLLYKYAFFYNDFGTASALSLMLFVVLGVFGLCYVRLTRRAD from the coding sequence GTGAGCACCGCCGTCCGGTTGCCGTCGGCCGCGCTAGGGGTGCGGCCGGCGGCCCGGCTCCGGCGCCGCGTCCGGGAGAACGTCACGGCCTACGGCCTGCTCTGCGCGGCCCTGCTGGTGTTCGCGGCGTTCTCCTGGTACCCGATCGTGCGCGGCGTCCTGCTCAGCTTCCAGCAGGTCAACTTCGTCACCGCGCCGACCTGGGTCGGCCTGGAGAACTTCGAGAAGCTGTTCGCGGACCCCCAGTTCGGCGAGGCGTGGCTGAACACGCTGCTGTTCACCGGGTTGGCCCTCGTGTTCGGCTTCGCGGTGCCGTTCGTGATCGCCGTGCTGCTCAACGAACTCCGGCACGGCAAGGCCTACTTCCGGCTGGTGGTCTACCTTCCGGTGATGCTGCCGCCGGTGGTGGTGGCGCTGCTGTGGAAGTGGTTCTACGACCCGGGTCCCGGCCTGTTCAACACGGCGCTGCACGCCGTCGGCCTGCCCGGCCTGAGCTGGCTGAACTCCCCCACGACGGCGATGCTGTCGCTGGTTCTGGTGTCCACGTGGGCGAACATGGGGTCGGCGACGCTGATCTACCTGGCGGCGCTGCAGACCATCCCCGGCGACCTGTACGAGGCAGCGGAGCTGGACGGCGCGAACCTGTGGCGCCGGCTGTGGCACGTGACGGTGCCGCAGACCCGGTTCGCGCTGCTGGTGATGCTGCTGCTGCAGATCGTGGCCACGATGCAGGTGTTCACCGAGCCGTACATCATGACCGGCGGCGGCCCCGGCGACTCGACCGTGACCGTGTTGCTGCTGCTGTACAAGTACGCCTTCTTCTACAACGACTTCGGCACGGCCAGCGCGCTGAGCCTGATGTTGTTCGTGGTGCTCGGCGTGTTCGGCCTGTGCTACGTGAGGTTGACGAGGAGGGCGGACTGA